The window GCAAGGTTTATAGCATATGCATTATGTGCTGCTGATGAAGCTCTCAAGGATTCTAATTGGTTTCCCATTGAGCAACAAGATAAGGAAAGAACggtatgcttttttttattatgggtAATAACAAATCATTTTTTGACAACTATTCCCTTGTAACTTCTATTTTAACTTCAAAAACTATCAGGGGGTGTCTATTGGTGGGGGAACTGGAAGCGTTAGTGACATCTTGGATTCTGCACAACTGATCTGCGAGAAGGTCAGTTTGTTGAAACTCACTGGTATTGAAGAACTTTGGTGATCTTTCCCTGTTTAAGATTTTTTCCAAGTACTTTTAGTTATGACAGCAAAATGATTTggtaatttaaataaactataCTGTATTTGATGTTCACTTTTTTCTTCCCTGAATACAGCGCCTTCGTCGGCTTAGTCCATTTTTTATCCCACGGATATTGATCAACATGGCATCAGGTCATGTGAGCATGAAATATGGGTTCCAGGTGAAGATACTACTTTCAACTGACTGATATTCTATACTACAAATATGAATGAGCACCTAGCCTCCTTCAGCTGCTGGAGTGCTGGGCAGGCAACTgcattttcatattatatatatatatatatatatatatatatatatatatatatatatatatatatatggatttcaagatgaaaattattttgttggttGCAGAATGAATTGACCTCCCGTAGAACAGATGTAGGGAATACATCTTGTTGCTTCTATGTTTCTTCATCTTATAATaatttctaacatcataatccAATGAGAAATAACAACCTTCTGAAAAAGAGCTTTCCTTCATGTTAATTTGGATGAGTAATTATATGTGAATCAGATTTAAGAGATTGGTTACTCAAAAcataataatatgatatatcTCCTGGTAGAACAATTATAAGTTTATAACATTTGTCCATAAAATTATCAGAAAAATAAGATAGTAAAGCTATTGTTGTTGCAGAGCTATTAGAATATTGCTTTATGCTATGATCTTTGTAATCATTAATAATCCTGAGCATGTCAAGAACTTGTTTCCTATTCTGGAATATAGGGACCAAATCATGCTGCAGTCACTGCCTGCGCCACTGGTTCACATTCTATTGGTGATGCAATGAGAATGATTCAATTTGGGGATGCAGATGTTATGGTAGCTGGAGGCACAGAGTCCAGCATTGATGCATTATCAATTGCAGGATTCTGCAGGTAAATTATGACCAATGCCTTGCATCCTTTTTCCCTCTGATATTTTATATCTGATATTGGAGACTTGCAGGTCTCGAGCTTtgacaacaaaatataattcaagcccACGAGAAGCATCCCGGCCATTTGATAGTGGTCGAGATGGATTTGTGTAAGTATAACAAGTTAACAACATTGTAGACTTGGTTCTCATTATAATAATGTATTTGTTGTCTGACCACAAATTATTGGTTTTCATGGTTTGTTTGTCTTGCTGCTTACATCAAAGTTATACTTTTACTCAGGATAGGTGAAGGTTCTGGAGTCTTGGTCTTGGAGGTtggttaaataatttattgtgtATCTATCATCTATCCCTATATTCCTCTTGACctactttatttataatatttgatcTTTGTTATTTATATGTTTCTCCTATCTTTTAGGAATTTGAGCATGCAAAAAATCGAGGAGCCAAAATCTATGCAGAGGTTCGAGGCTATGGGATGTCAGGTAGTTTGTTTTGTTGCAGGATATGCAGGATTTTCTTCTAGCCTTAGTTTTATATTTGGTTGACTTATTTCGTGTGGATTTTGACTAGGTGATGCATATCATATTACTCAACCTCCTAGTGATGGGAGAGGAGCCATTTTGGCCATGACTCGTGCTTTAAGACAGGTGTCATTTATCTTCCTGTAATGATTTGTATATTCATGCATCATTTGAGGTTTTCTGTTGGCCGAGCTGCCAACTTTTGGTTTGTGCATGTCCTGCTGGTGTGACCTGCCAttctttgtctatttttttctctctccaatGTTTTGTTACATATTATTGTCACATAAATGTACAGACATACTCCCTTTTTCACTTCATTGTTACTGTGATTAGGGATGACAATCAGACCAAGACCCAATAGGTACCCATAAAAATTACCTACAATGGGTAGGATATTTACCCATCAATCAAGTTTAGGTCTAGTATGAGTAATTACCCATAAAAAATTGCAGGTATGGGTCTTAAGAACggttaattttcttaaatgaaGTTTGGGGATGGATACTATAGTAGTACCCTTacccaaatccaaatccaaatccaaactCTACCACTTGCCCTCCCTAAGTGAGATCTATCAAGGTCAGGGAATGGAAGCTTCTGCTATGTCACAGTGATAAGATGGTCAAGCCATTATTGGTATCAGTATTGATTAGATGCTAGCTAAACTTGAAAGTGAAATGAGATTATCCTGTTAAAGAGTAGATACTTCAGTGCTTTTAGCAGAAATGAAGAGTTAAATAACTATAAGTTAAACTCTTGTGCcatattgtattttttgtttgctCTGTGCATTAGGCTTTGCCATAGTCTAGACGATCATTTTAAATGATTGCTTTTTCATGATATGCAGTCAGGTTTTCATCCTTCTGAAGTGGATTACATAAATGCTCATGCTACATCTACACCTTTGGGCAAGTCAAGTGGACCTTTCCTGATTCCAGAAATTTAAGcttgaatattattatttttgaatatttcATCTCTGCGAGTTTGTGTTTTTGTCGTAAATTATCTCACCAGAATTCTTTATATAGGCGATGCAATAGAAGCTAATGCTATCAAAACCATGTTCTCTGACCGTGCAAGCTCATCTGCTTTAGCCCTCTCCTCCACAAAGGTAAAGCAAGCTTTATGACGAACAAATTATCTGATTGATCGTATAATCTAAGTGTTGGTTGCTTCTTAGATGTTAGCTCTCACCTATGTGAGATGCCatttagtttttgtattatttggATGGGGAGAACAATGAATAACCGAAGCAATTTTTTTAGGGTGCTATTGGTCATCTCCTAGGTGCTGCTGGAGCTGTTGAAGCAATTTTTGCAGTTTTGGCAATACGGCATGTAagcagtttttatttatttactttgccCACTTGCATCAACTTGTGGGGAAGCATTTTTACGCATACTGTAGCTTTTGTGCTTAATCTAGAGCCTGACCCTGTATGCTTAATATAATAGAATGGTTtctttgatgcttgtttttatAACAGGGAATTGCTCCACTAACTCTTAATTTAACTAAGCCTGATCCTGTGTTCGGTGATAGTTTCATGCCATTGTCTGCTTCAGAAGAAATGCCAATTAGAGTTGCTATATCAAACTCTTTTGGTTTTGGAGGCACAAATGCGTCCCTACTTTTTGCTCACACTGGTTCGGACTGATTTGACAGTTGCATCTCATTCCATTCGCATTATTTAACGAGCTGATTGTGTCATGGTGAGGAGAGTTTAATTGCCTAAAGCTCTTGGCAGCGTACATGTGCTAGAAGTTTATGC of the Glycine max cultivar Williams 82 chromosome 13, Glycine_max_v4.0, whole genome shotgun sequence genome contains:
- the LOC100306478 gene encoding 3-oxoacyl-[acyl-carrier-protein] synthase, mitochondrial-like, which produces MPTMRSRKLFNSFYRTISSSSFPPPPVVSSRRVVVTGLGMVTPLGCGVDTTWKRLVGGECGVRALSLEDLKMNAFDRETQLSTFDQLTSKVAAVVPTGTNPGEFDHQIWLNSKDHRSIARFIAYALCAADEALKDSNWFPIEQQDKERTGVSIGGGTGSVSDILDSAQLICEKRLRRLSPFFIPRILINMASGHVSMKYGFQGPNHAAVTACATGSHSIGDAMRMIQFGDADVMVAGGTESSIDALSIAGFCRSRALTTKYNSSPREASRPFDSGRDGFVIGEGSGVLVLEEFEHAKNRGAKIYAEVRGYGMSGDAYHITQPPSDGRGAILAMTRALRQSGFHPSEVDYINAHATSTPLGDAIEANAIKTMFSDRASSSALALSSTKGAIGHLLGAAGAVEAIFAVLAIRHGIAPLTLNLTKPDPVFGDSFMPLSASEEMPIRVAISNSFGFGGTNASLLFAHTGSD
- the LOC100306478 gene encoding 3-oxoacyl-[acyl-carrier-protein] synthase, mitochondrial-like isoform X1, which translates into the protein MPTMRSRKLFNSFYRTISSSSFPPPPVVSSRRVVVTGMVTPLGCGVDTTWKRLVGGECGVRALSLEDLKMNAFDRETQLSTFDQLTSKVAAVVPTGTNPGEFDHQIWLNSKDHRSIARFIAYALCAADEALKDSNWFPIEQQDKERTGVSIGGGTGSVSDILDSAQLICEKRLRRLSPFFIPRILINMASGHVSMKYGFQGPNHAAVTACATGSHSIGDAMRMIQFGDADVMVAGGTESSIDALSIAGFCRSRALTTKYNSSPREASRPFDSGRDGFVIGEGSGVLVLEEFEHAKNRGAKIYAEVRGYGMSGDAYHITQPPSDGRGAILAMTRALRQSGFHPSEVDYINAHATSTPLGDAIEANAIKTMFSDRASSSALALSSTKGAIGHLLGAAGAVEAIFAVLAIRHGIAPLTLNLTKPDPVFGDSFMPLSASEEMPIRVAISNSFGFGGTNASLLFAHTGSD